In one window of Pristiophorus japonicus isolate sPriJap1 chromosome 9, sPriJap1.hap1, whole genome shotgun sequence DNA:
- the LOC139273927 gene encoding paired box protein Pax-1-like gives MEYPGEKWETKHNQKRVGNNEILFSKIHDFIFEARACIFVGNRRLFHDQTSETYQTYGEVNQLGGVFVNGRPLPNAIRLRIVELAQLGIRPCDISRQLRVSHGCVSKILARYNETGSILPGAIGGSKPRVTTPTVVKYIREYKQGDPGIFAWEIRDRLLADAVCDKYNVPSVSSISRILRNKIGNLSHSGHYEAGKQLPPQPSLSYNPIYQYSYPNHMSSAAAKMGSAPGVPVAGVTGHVGIHRAWPSAHSVTNILGLRSLVESTAALGGVEASAYQTKMEDWTNVNRSTFPSTQSVNGIEKQAIDPDLKYPQPPSALPAVSSFVPACAYPSSNQVPSYGVYSGPGAGYMTGHHWQSQSSSLSHSGPGIAMHGGDIHAPMPFKHLSAREVADRKPGSPVTKPILSNAHGLSIPASST, from the exons ATGGAGTACCCTGGTGAGAAATGGGAGACTAAACATAATCAAAAGCGAGTTGGTAATAATGAAATACTATTCTCCAAAATACATGACTTCATATTTGAAGCCCGTGCATGTATTTTTGTTGGAAACCGGCGCTTATTCCACGACCAGACTTCAGAAACCT ATCAGACTTACGGCGAGGTGAATCAGCTGGGAGGCGTGTTCGTGAACGGGAGACCCCTGCCCAACGCCATCAGGTTGCGGATCGTGGAACTGGCTCAGCTGGGGATCCGACCGTGCGACATCAGCAGGCAGCTCCGGGTGAGCCACGGCTGCGTCAGCAAGATCCTGGCCCGTTACAACGAGACGGGCTCCATCTTGCCCGGGGCTATCGGGGGCAGCAAGCCCAGGGTCACCACCCCGACCGTGGTGAAGTACATCAGGGAATACAAGCAGGGCGACCCCGGGATCTTCGCCTGGGAGATTCGGGACCGGCTGCTGGCCGACGCGGTTTGTGACAAGTACAACGTCCCCTCGGTCAGCTCCATCAGCAGGATCTTGCGAAACAAGATCGGCAACCTGTCGCATTCGGGCCACTATGAGGCCGGCAAGCAGCTCCCGCCGCAGCCGTCGCTGTCTTACAATCCCATCTACCAGTACTCCTACCCCAACCACATGTCGTCCGCGGCCGCCAAGATGGGCAGTGCCCCAGGGGTCCCTGTGGCAGGGGTTACGGGACATGTCGGGATCCACAGGGCATGGCCGTCCGCTCACTCAGTCACCAACATCCTCGGACTCAGAAGCCTCGTTGAATCGACAG CTGCTCTTGGTGGAGTCGAGGCTTCAGCATATCAAACAAAAATGGAAGATTGGACTAACGTCAATAGATCAACTTTCCCATCAACTCAAAGTGTCAACGGGATTGAAAAACAGGCGATCGACCCGGATCTGAAATACCCCCAG CCTCCATCTGCACTGCCTGCTGTGAGTAGTTTTGTTCCTGCTTGCGCTTATCCCTCGTCGAACCAGGTGCCGAGCTATGGAGTATACAGTGGCCCTGGAGCCGGCTATATGACTGGCCATCACTGGCAGTCCCAAAGCAGCAGTCTCTCCCACTCTGGGCCAGGAATCGCCATGCACGGCGGAGACATCCACGCACCAATGCCCTTCAAACACCTCTCAGCTCGAGAAG TGGCGGACAGAAAACCCGGGAGCCCCGTTACCAAGCCCATTCTTAGCAACGCGCACGGCCTCTCAATCCCAGCCTCCAGCACGTAA